In the Phaseolus vulgaris cultivar G19833 unplaced genomic scaffold, P. vulgaris v2.0 scaffold_33, whole genome shotgun sequence genome, one interval contains:
- the LOC137817349 gene encoding uncharacterized protein, whose product MTVDSVEDHSLDADITFTKADLRDVVPHDNDPIVISLVTAGRKVHRVLVDQGSSADVMFWPTFNKLQLPLDHLRPYPGCLYGFAGDQVEVRGYIELRTTFTDGAVARTEKIKYLVVNAPSAYNILFGRLTLNMLGVVSSTRHMKLKLPSMEGVVITIKSNQKEARRCYENSLKQQRSVCHVTSTPPPGVDERRSQCWEETGDPQNVERHTLEVLF is encoded by the coding sequence ATGACTGTCGACTCGGTCGAAGATCATTCCCTCGATGCTGACATCACATTCACAAAGGCGGATctccgggacgttgtgcctcacgacaacgatcctatTGTCATCTCCCTTGTCACGGCAGGGAGAAAAGTGCACAGGGTCCttgtggaccagggaagctcggcggacgtgatgttctggccgacgttcaacaagctgcagttgCCCCTTGATCATCTGAGGCCATACCCGGGGTGCTTGTATGGCTTTGCAggggaccaggtggaggtgcgaGGCTACATAGAGCTGAGGACCACGTTCACAGATGGAGCCGTGGCTCGCACTGAAAAGATCAAGTACTTAGTGGTTAATGCCCCATCGGCCTACAACATACTGTTCGGAAGACTGACGCTCAACATGTTGGGAGTAGTGtcgtcgacgaggcacatgaagctgaagttgccatcgatggaaggggtggtgatcaccattaaGTCGAACCAGAAGGAGGCTAGGCgctgctatgagaacagcctcaagCAGCAAAGGAGTGTGTGCCATGTTACCTCGACACCACCGCCGGGTGTGGACGAGAGGCGATCGCAGTGCTGGGAAGAGACCGGcgatccccagaacgtggaacgccacacacttgaagttctatTTTAG